Proteins encoded within one genomic window of Manis pentadactyla isolate mManPen7 chromosome 4, mManPen7.hap1, whole genome shotgun sequence:
- the CDCP2 gene encoding CUB domain-containing protein 2, which yields MLGELGSYLLLAVALVGPGPRAQAMKGVKCGGVLSAPSGNFSSPNFPKLYPYNMECSWLIVVAEGSSVLLTFHSFDLEYHDTCGFDFLEIYNGASGDQGNLLGRFCGQVPPPPFTSSWHVMSVIFHSDKHVASRGFSAGYQKDVCGGILTGLSGVLTSPEYPNNYPNNMECRWVVRTTGPTTVKLVFVDFQVEGNEECTFDYVAVLGGPGPAHGHHYCGSTRPPTLVSLGHELQVVFKSDFNIGGRGFKAYYYSGGCQEVYTAVRGNFSSPQYPHSYPNNIRCHWTIRQPPGYRVKVFFLDLELEGPNSLTRTCDFDHLAAFDGASEEAPLLGSWCGHHLPPPITSRHNQLLLLLHTDRSTTRRGFSVAYIGVVPVNVSCSRTDFQILISAQALAPLERTKVYLGSRSCTAQEVGSTFRIQARFDTCGTESQRRNHTSVIVSMLYIDFSAGGQEDIHEYEVRCEPRRKEASIHLLSGSDWLGPYAATAEHLQEAPPRDEAEALEGPVAMVAQDTSDIVFLGLCILAGVLMVIAIVVLMLL from the exons ATGCTGGGAGAGCTGGGGTCTTATCTGCTGCTGGCCGTGGCACTGGTgggcccaggccccagggcccaggccatgAAAG GCGTCAAATGTGGGGGTGTGCTCTCAGCACCTTCTGGAaacttctccagccccaacttCCCCAAGCTCTACCCCTACAACATGGAGTGCAGCTGGCTGATCGTAGTGGCTGAAGGCTCCTCGGTGCTGCTCACCTTCCACTCCTTTGACCTGGAATACCACGACACCTGTGGCTTCGACTTCCTGGAGATCTACAACGGGGCGTCAGGAGACCAGGGGAATCTGCTGGGGAGATTCTGCGGCCAGGTGCCCCCGCCACCCTTCACCTCCTCCTGGCATGTCATGTCTGTCATCTTTCACTCAGACAAGCACGTGGCCAGCCGAGGCTTTTCTGCTGGCTACCAGAAAG ATGTGTGTGGTGGCATCCTGACGGGCCTCTCGGGGGTCCTCACCAGCCCTGAGTACCCCAACAACTATCCCAACAACATGGAGTGCCGCTGGGTGGTCCGGACCACTGGCCCCACCACTGTCAAGCTGGTGTTCGTGGACTTCCAGGTGGAGGGCAATGAGGAGTGCACCTTTGACTACGTGGCCGTGCTTGGAGGGCCTGGCCCTGCTCACGGGCACCACTACTGTGGCAGCACCAGGCCCCCCACCCTCGTGTCGCTGGGCCATGAGCTGCAGGTGGTCTTCAAGTCTGACTTTAACATTGGAGGACGGGGCTTCAAGGCCTACTACTACTCAG GAGGATGCCAAGAGGTGTACACAGCTGTGCGGGGCAATTTCTCTAGCCCACAGTACCCCCACTCCTACCCCAACAATATCCGGTGCCACTGGACCATTCGCCAGCCCCCTGGCTACAGGGTCAAGGTGTTCTTCCTGGACCTGGAACTGGAGGGGCCCAACAGCCTGACCAGGACCTGTGACTTTGACCATCTGGCAGCCTTCGATGGGGCCAGTGAGGAGGCACCCCTGCTGGGGAGCTGGTGTGGCCACCACCTGCCACCACCAATCACATCAAGGCACAACCAGCTCCTGCTTCTGCTGCACACAGACCGCAGCACCACCCGCAGGGGCTTCTCGGTGGCCTACATTGGAG TCGTGCCAGTGAACGTGAGTTGCTCCCGCACGGACTTCCAGATCCTGATCTCGGCACAGGCACTGGCCCCACTGGAGCGGACCAAGGTCTACCTGGGCAGCCGGAGCTGTACTGCCCAGGAAGTCGGCAGCACCTTCCGGATCCAGGCCCGCTTTGACACCTGTGGCACTGAGTCTCAG AGAAGGAATCACACTTCAGTGATTGTCAGCATGCTGTACATCGACTTCTCGGCTGGCGGGCAGGAGGACATCCATGAGTATGAGGTCCGCTGTGAGCCACGGCGCAAGGAGGCTTCTATCCACCTGCTGTCCGGCTCAGACTGGCTGGGGCCCTATGCTGCCACTGCTGAGCACCTTCAGGAAGCGCCACCCAGGGATGAGGCAGAGGCACTGGAGGGTCCTGTGGCCATGGTAGCCCAGGACACCAGTGACATCGTCTTCCTGGGCCTTTGCATCCTGGCCGGAGTCCTCATGGTTATTGCCATTGTGGTCCTGATGCTGCTGTGA